In Thermodesulfobacteriota bacterium, the following are encoded in one genomic region:
- a CDS encoding dihydropteroate synthase, translated as MIIIGENIHVIAKEVSQAIRERNAKVIQELAIKQKEAGADYLDLNVGPVKKDTEETMRWLVECVQEVVDLPLSIDTMNPVAMEAGLKYCKRRPLLNSASGKTDSKQNMLPLAKKYNCDVVISVMTDKGMPPDLESKVESVLDTVAYANDLGIPNEDIWIDPILLPVSTAGEGQRIAVENLEFIKILPEVLPGVKSTVGLSNTSNGVPHHLRPLINRTYLVMLERCGLYSAIADPLDEELMLLARGGLPNIRELIYKVMDKEEIDMSVLTPKEIEYVKTAKVLMGETLYSDAWLEM; from the coding sequence ATGATTATTATAGGCGAGAATATACATGTGATTGCGAAGGAGGTTTCACAGGCGATACGAGAAAGGAATGCGAAAGTGATACAGGAGCTGGCAATCAAACAAAAAGAAGCCGGCGCTGACTACCTTGATCTAAACGTAGGACCAGTCAAAAAGGATACTGAGGAGACAATGAGGTGGCTTGTGGAGTGTGTTCAGGAGGTTGTCGACCTTCCTCTTTCCATCGACACAATGAATCCCGTTGCCATGGAAGCGGGTCTCAAATACTGCAAAAGGAGGCCTCTTCTTAACTCGGCATCCGGAAAAACCGATTCTAAGCAAAACATGTTGCCACTGGCAAAAAAATATAACTGTGACGTTGTGATATCGGTTATGACTGATAAAGGAATGCCCCCTGATCTTGAAAGCAAGGTTGAAAGCGTTCTCGATACTGTTGCATACGCAAATGACCTTGGGATTCCCAACGAAGATATCTGGATAGATCCCATACTTCTTCCAGTAAGTACAGCGGGTGAAGGCCAGAGGATAGCAGTTGAGAATCTTGAATTTATAAAAATTCTGCCCGAGGTTTTACCTGGTGTGAAATCTACTGTTGGATTGTCTAATACCTCTAACGGGGTTCCTCACCACTTGAGGCCACTCATAAACAGAACCTATCTTGTTATGCTGGAAAGATGCGGACTTTACTCTGCAATTGCAGATCCTTTGGACGAAGAACTAATGTTACTTGCGAGAGGAGGGTTGCCAAACATAAGGGAACTTATATACAAGGTTATGGACAAAGAAGAGATAGACATGTCGGTCCTTACCCCAAAGGAGATTGAGTACGTGAAGACCGCCAAGGTCCTTATGGGAGAGACGCTCTATTCTGATGCTTGGCTTGAGATGTGA
- a CDS encoding HlyD family secretion protein, whose translation MSKVRVSILIGALFVLVISVLYYLHYRKTHITTDNAYVEGRIHIISSKVPGTVKAVYVEDNRLVKKGDVLLEIDEKDYDYKVKEAEAAYEIEKRRLTEIESNVLILKQKLSEIDAAIEAEKAQMEVQTYLMEQARIDYERAENLFKKEAIPKERYEKALTSYNVSRTTLKAIKERIKQLEAQRETLLLQIEQLNNTVKTQKAAILLREATLGEAKLKKSYAKIVAPADGYVTKKSVEKGNQIQPGQPLMALVSLDDLWVVANYKETQIEKIKPGQKVKIKVDSYPGIVFEGKVDSIMAGTGASFSLFPPENATGNWVKVVQRIPVKIVFDEDPKKKALLRIGMSCVPTIIVK comes from the coding sequence ATGAGTAAAGTCCGCGTAAGCATTCTCATTGGTGCGCTCTTTGTGCTTGTGATTTCTGTCTTATACTACCTTCATTATCGAAAGACCCACATAACTACCGATAATGCGTACGTGGAAGGAAGGATCCATATTATTTCGTCAAAGGTTCCTGGAACGGTGAAGGCCGTTTACGTTGAAGATAATAGACTCGTAAAGAAAGGGGATGTACTTTTGGAGATAGATGAGAAAGACTACGACTATAAGGTCAAAGAGGCAGAGGCCGCCTATGAGATCGAAAAGAGACGCCTTACAGAAATCGAAAGTAACGTTTTGATCCTTAAACAAAAGCTTTCTGAGATTGATGCTGCAATTGAGGCCGAAAAAGCCCAGATGGAGGTTCAGACCTACCTTATGGAGCAGGCAAGAATCGATTATGAAAGAGCTGAAAATCTTTTCAAAAAGGAGGCGATCCCTAAGGAAAGGTATGAGAAGGCCCTTACATCCTACAACGTAAGTCGAACGACCCTAAAGGCAATAAAAGAAAGGATAAAACAGCTTGAGGCTCAAAGGGAGACTCTGCTCCTTCAAATAGAGCAGCTAAACAATACGGTAAAAACTCAAAAAGCAGCAATCCTGCTTAGGGAAGCTACACTCGGAGAGGCTAAACTTAAAAAAAGCTATGCGAAAATAGTTGCTCCAGCCGATGGATATGTGACCAAAAAGTCGGTCGAGAAAGGCAATCAGATTCAGCCAGGACAACCGCTTATGGCCCTTGTATCCCTTGACGATCTCTGGGTAGTTGCGAACTATAAGGAGACGCAGATAGAGAAGATAAAACCGGGACAGAAAGTAAAGATAAAGGTAGATTCCTATCCGGGGATCGTCTTTGAGGGAAAGGTAGATTCGATAATGGCCGGCACAGGGGCCTCCTTTTCTTTATTTCCACCTGAGAATGCTACAGGAAACTGGGTAAAGGTTGTGCAAAGGATTCCTGTGAAGATAGTCTTTGATGAGGATCCAAAAAAGAAGGCGCTTTTGCGCATTGGAATGTCGTGTGTTCCAACAATAATAGTCAAATAG
- a CDS encoding DHA2 family efflux MFS transporter permease subunit: MNKWIVTFTVMLPTLVEVIDMTIVNVALGHIRGSLGGAFEESTWILTMYMVSNAVIVTITGWLSRIFGRKNYLIISLSLFTLSSFLCGIAWSIPSIVLFRILQGIGGGGLQPISQAILLETFPKKEQGTAMAVFGTGVILGPIIGPILGGYITDNWSWHWIFFINIPIGLLSILMTILFIKDPPWAKKTPVKIDYIGLALVSCGVGALQIVLDQGQLKDWFSSRLIQVLTIVATICLSSFIVWELKSKSPVIDLRLFTYRSFSLGNGALFFTFFCLFGTIILLPLYLQELLGYTAYLTGLVLGPGGVMSIVALWVAGKAVNRVNPLLIAIAGLLTNAFACYQMSKFNLYTDFVTLVIPRVVLGFGMGLVFIPLTIASISDVKKEEMGMATSVISFIRNIGGSFGTAFVSTFLSRKAQTYQTYLVENLTPYEVSYQLAFEKLKYLLSLKGFSDPLLTDISMAFIYRELVRQSMMLSINTVFLTLGSFFIIGVALIVIMGKTGQPKDSHLI; the protein is encoded by the coding sequence ATGAACAAGTGGATAGTCACCTTCACCGTTATGCTTCCGACCCTCGTAGAGGTAATCGACATGACGATAGTTAACGTGGCCCTCGGCCACATAAGGGGTAGTTTGGGAGGAGCTTTCGAAGAGTCGACGTGGATACTCACAATGTACATGGTATCGAACGCGGTAATAGTGACTATCACAGGGTGGCTAAGCAGAATATTTGGAAGAAAAAACTACCTTATTATCTCTCTATCGCTTTTTACTCTAAGTTCCTTTCTCTGTGGGATCGCATGGAGCATCCCTTCAATAGTACTGTTTCGTATACTCCAGGGCATTGGTGGGGGTGGTTTGCAGCCTATTTCTCAGGCGATTCTTCTTGAAACGTTCCCTAAAAAAGAACAAGGCACGGCCATGGCAGTTTTCGGGACAGGCGTCATACTCGGACCTATAATTGGTCCGATACTGGGTGGCTATATAACAGACAACTGGTCCTGGCACTGGATCTTCTTTATCAACATTCCAATCGGTTTACTATCGATTCTAATGACCATCCTTTTTATAAAAGATCCACCCTGGGCAAAAAAGACTCCGGTAAAGATCGATTACATAGGCCTAGCCTTAGTCTCATGTGGGGTTGGAGCTTTACAGATCGTTTTGGATCAGGGACAACTAAAAGACTGGTTCTCTTCAAGGTTAATCCAAGTTCTTACGATCGTTGCCACTATTTGTCTTTCGTCTTTCATAGTTTGGGAGTTGAAATCCAAAAGTCCTGTAATTGATCTTCGACTCTTTACATACAGAAGCTTTTCTTTAGGCAACGGCGCCCTCTTTTTCACCTTTTTTTGCCTTTTCGGAACGATAATTCTACTACCTTTATATCTACAGGAACTTTTAGGATACACTGCGTACCTTACAGGACTCGTTTTGGGTCCGGGAGGTGTTATGTCGATCGTTGCTCTTTGGGTTGCGGGAAAAGCCGTAAATAGAGTCAATCCACTTTTGATTGCGATAGCCGGACTTCTTACCAATGCGTTTGCCTGTTATCAAATGTCTAAATTTAACCTCTATACAGATTTCGTTACTTTGGTGATACCAAGAGTGGTATTGGGCTTCGGAATGGGCCTCGTCTTTATCCCTTTAACTATTGCTTCAATCAGCGACGTAAAAAAAGAGGAAATGGGGATGGCCACATCCGTAATCAGTTTCATAAGGAATATAGGTGGAAGTTTTGGGACAGCTTTTGTCTCAACATTCCTATCGAGAAAGGCGCAGACATACCAGACTTACCTCGTAGAGAACTTAACCCCGTACGAAGTTTCTTATCAGTTAGCTTTTGAAAAACTCAAATACTTGCTGAGCCTTAAAGGCTTTTCTGATCCTCTACTTACGGATATCTCAATGGCTTTTATCTACCGAGAACTCGTTCGCCAGTCGATGATGCTCTCAATTAACACGGTTTTTCTTACACTGGGCTCCTTCTTTATTATCGGAGTAGCCCTCATAGTGATCATGGGTAAAACTGGCCAACCCAAGGATAGCCACCTTATTTAG
- a CDS encoding YkgJ family cysteine cluster protein, which yields MHGRSFLEYVSLEVLKLYEEIDEKIALFKSETGIDCVRDCGECCWKGRAKMVPLEFLPLAFELFRRELLFNYIDIIKGKENDVCVFYRGDLCDPKKGFCSFYRLRAATCRLYGFGFKRNKYGFYEPVMCDYLKERYLRRGLDLETLPLVDYDSIMIRLVSLCFPLGLERYPVNQAILVALNKVAILGLASFTHDHYEGYSDNKEGAQCKKNRVN from the coding sequence ATGCATGGCAGGTCTTTTCTCGAATATGTCTCTTTAGAGGTTCTGAAACTTTACGAGGAAATAGACGAAAAGATCGCGCTTTTTAAATCAGAGACAGGGATCGATTGTGTTAGAGATTGCGGTGAGTGTTGTTGGAAAGGTCGCGCAAAAATGGTACCACTCGAGTTTTTACCGCTTGCTTTTGAGTTATTCAGAAGAGAACTCCTCTTTAATTACATCGATATCATAAAAGGTAAGGAGAACGACGTCTGTGTGTTTTACCGAGGAGATCTTTGCGATCCGAAGAAAGGGTTCTGTAGTTTTTACAGATTGAGGGCTGCAACGTGCAGACTTTACGGATTTGGGTTCAAAAGGAATAAGTACGGCTTTTACGAGCCAGTAATGTGTGACTATCTAAAAGAGAGATATTTAAGGAGAGGTTTAGATTTGGAAACTCTTCCTTTGGTTGACTATGATTCAATCATGATTAGATTGGTCTCCCTGTGTTTCCCGCTCGGTCTTGAAAGATACCCTGTAAATCAGGCTATTTTGGTCGCGCTAAATAAGGTGGCTATCCTTGGGTTGGCCAGTTTTACCCATGATCACTATGAGGGCTACTCCGATAATAAAGAAGGAGCCCAGTGTAAGAAAAACCGTGTTAATTGA
- a CDS encoding HDIG domain-containing protein: MDRESALSILRLYLTNHNLIKHSLATEACMKGLASRLGGDELKWGLCGLLHDIDYEVVKGNMKMHGIEGARILKEHGFDEEICNAVLSHNDVHGISPYSLMAKALFCVDPLTGLIVAATLVLPSKSINDLKCENLLNRFKEKNFAKGAKREIISKCKEYLDMDLYEFFSICLEATKLIGKDLGL; the protein is encoded by the coding sequence ATGGACAGAGAAAGCGCGCTAAGTATCCTTCGGTTGTATCTAACTAATCACAATCTTATAAAACACAGTTTGGCAACTGAAGCATGTATGAAAGGTCTTGCGTCTCGACTAGGAGGAGATGAATTAAAGTGGGGACTTTGTGGACTCCTCCATGACATTGACTATGAAGTCGTAAAAGGAAATATGAAGATGCATGGCATAGAAGGGGCGAGGATTCTAAAAGAACACGGATTTGATGAAGAGATATGTAATGCTGTTCTATCTCACAATGACGTACACGGCATATCTCCTTATTCGCTTATGGCGAAAGCTCTCTTTTGTGTTGACCCTCTCACGGGCCTTATCGTTGCCGCAACTTTGGTTTTGCCTTCAAAAAGTATAAACGACCTAAAATGTGAAAATTTACTCAACCGTTTCAAGGAGAAAAATTTCGCAAAGGGAGCAAAAAGGGAGATAATTTCAAAGTGCAAAGAGTATCTCGATATGGACCTTTACGAGTTTTTTTCCATATGTCTCGAAGCAACAAAACTAATAGGAAAAGACCTAGGTCTTTGA
- a CDS encoding formate--tetrahydrofolate ligase: MPFTISKRYQEADPRKLADWQIAEIAEETMPTLEEAQDRLGLKKDEIIPYGRLCKIDYMKVMERLKDRPDGKYIEVTAITPTPLGEGKTTTTMGLIEGLGKRGKNVGGCIRQPSGGPTFNIKGTAAGGGKALLIPMTEFSLGLTGDIDAITNAHNLAMVALTARMQHERNYDDAELAKRGLRRLNIDPTAVEMGWAIDFCAQALRNIIIGIGGKMDGYMMQSKFQITVSSELMAILSICTDLKDLRERIGKIIVAYDMKGNPVTTSDLEVAGAMCAWMRNTIHPTLMWTTEYQPCLVHAGPFANIAVGQSSIIGDKLGLKLFDYHVTESGFGADIGFEKFWNVKCRLSGLVPNVSVLVTTIRALKMHGGGPTVVPGRPLPEEYTKENVALVEKGVENMLHHLSIIKKAGITPVVCINTFHTDTKEEIAVVKKYAEQAGARCAVSEHWLKGGEGALELTDAVLDACNEKTEFKFLYPLEMPLRQRVEVIAKEVYGADGVSWTPEAEAKAKKIESDPNMKDFMTMMVKTHLSLSHDPTKKGVPKGWILPVRDILIFAGAKFVCPMTGTISLMPGTGSDPAYRRIDVDVNTGKVMGLF; encoded by the coding sequence ATGCCTTTTACAATCTCCAAAAGATACCAAGAGGCAGACCCAAGAAAGCTTGCTGACTGGCAGATAGCGGAAATTGCGGAAGAGACAATGCCCACTCTTGAAGAGGCCCAGGACAGGCTCGGACTGAAAAAGGACGAGATCATTCCTTACGGAAGGCTCTGCAAAATCGATTATATGAAGGTAATGGAAAGGTTAAAAGACAGACCTGATGGAAAGTACATTGAGGTGACAGCCATAACACCCACGCCTCTCGGAGAGGGTAAGACAACAACAACTATGGGGCTTATTGAAGGTCTTGGCAAAAGAGGAAAGAATGTTGGAGGATGCATCAGACAGCCGTCCGGAGGACCTACTTTTAACATAAAAGGAACAGCAGCTGGCGGAGGAAAAGCGCTTCTTATCCCCATGACGGAATTCTCACTCGGGCTTACAGGAGATATCGATGCCATAACGAACGCTCATAATCTAGCTATGGTTGCTCTAACAGCAAGGATGCAGCACGAAAGGAACTACGATGATGCAGAACTGGCGAAAAGAGGGCTAAGAAGGCTTAACATTGATCCCACAGCGGTTGAGATGGGTTGGGCAATAGACTTTTGCGCCCAGGCATTAAGAAACATAATTATAGGAATCGGCGGAAAGATGGATGGTTACATGATGCAGTCGAAATTCCAGATTACTGTCAGCTCCGAACTTATGGCAATCCTCTCCATATGCACCGATCTTAAGGATCTGCGCGAAAGAATAGGGAAGATAATCGTTGCCTACGATATGAAAGGAAATCCTGTAACAACTTCTGATCTAGAAGTAGCGGGCGCAATGTGTGCCTGGATGAGAAATACGATTCATCCGACACTCATGTGGACAACTGAGTATCAGCCATGTCTTGTTCATGCCGGACCCTTCGCGAACATAGCGGTAGGTCAATCTTCAATAATCGGAGACAAATTGGGGCTCAAACTCTTCGACTATCATGTAACAGAGAGTGGATTCGGTGCTGATATTGGATTTGAGAAGTTCTGGAACGTGAAATGTAGACTGAGTGGGCTTGTACCTAACGTATCCGTTCTCGTTACAACGATCAGGGCACTGAAAATGCATGGAGGAGGACCGACGGTTGTTCCTGGAAGGCCACTTCCTGAAGAGTACACCAAGGAGAATGTAGCTCTTGTAGAAAAAGGCGTCGAAAACATGCTCCACCACCTAAGCATTATAAAGAAGGCAGGAATCACCCCGGTTGTTTGCATTAACACTTTCCACACCGATACAAAAGAAGAGATAGCCGTTGTTAAGAAATATGCCGAACAGGCGGGCGCGAGATGCGCAGTATCTGAACACTGGCTAAAAGGTGGAGAAGGTGCGTTGGAACTCACAGATGCGGTCCTTGACGCATGTAACGAGAAAACTGAGTTTAAGTTCCTCTATCCTCTTGAAATGCCACTGAGGCAGAGGGTGGAAGTGATAGCGAAGGAAGTTTACGGGGCCGACGGAGTTTCCTGGACACCGGAGGCAGAGGCAAAGGCTAAAAAGATAGAGTCCGACCCGAACATGAAAGACTTCATGACGATGATGGTAAAGACCCACTTGAGTCTCTCCCACGATCCCACAAAGAAAGGTGTTCCAAAAGGATGGATCCTTCCGGTCAGAGACATCCTCATCTTTGCAGGTGCGAAATTTGTGTGTCCCATGACCGGAACGATAAGCCTTATGCCTGGAACTGGTTCTGATCCAGCTTACAGAAGGATAGATGTGGACGTAAATACCGGCAAAGTCATGGGTCTATTCTAA
- a CDS encoding acetyl-CoA decarbonylase/synthase complex subunit delta, giving the protein MEFKLPKEGYTGVVREIVIGKGDKTLKIGGENILPFHYFDEGKAPNPPRFALEVLDMEPHDWPDFLREPFGENLKDPVAWAKRCEEYGADAICLTLVSTDPAEKDTPPDVAVNLVQRLLSELKKPLIVYGCGDEKKDSEVLAKVAEACNGENLLIGPVQKENYEILGKAILDNGHAAIAQSPLDINLLKELNIKLCKTLPPERVVIDPLSSALGYGIEYSFSIMERVKQIGIITKDTMTMMPLIANLGGECWKTKQAKENKTQGILWEGITAITLLLAGANLLVLRHPETLKLVKETLGGNKVWN; this is encoded by the coding sequence ATGGAATTTAAATTACCCAAGGAAGGATACACCGGGGTTGTGAGAGAAATTGTGATCGGAAAGGGAGATAAAACCTTAAAAATAGGTGGGGAGAACATTCTGCCATTCCACTATTTTGATGAGGGAAAAGCCCCTAATCCTCCCAGATTCGCTTTAGAAGTGCTAGACATGGAACCACATGATTGGCCTGACTTTCTAAGGGAACCGTTTGGCGAAAACCTAAAAGATCCTGTGGCATGGGCAAAACGTTGCGAGGAGTATGGAGCCGATGCGATTTGCCTTACGCTTGTGAGTACTGATCCTGCGGAAAAGGACACCCCACCAGACGTGGCAGTGAACCTTGTTCAGAGATTGCTCTCTGAGCTTAAAAAACCACTAATCGTTTACGGATGCGGGGATGAAAAGAAAGATAGCGAAGTGCTCGCAAAGGTAGCCGAGGCCTGTAACGGAGAAAATCTCCTCATCGGTCCTGTGCAGAAAGAGAATTATGAGATACTGGGAAAGGCCATTCTGGATAATGGTCATGCGGCTATTGCGCAAAGCCCGTTGGATATAAATCTCCTTAAGGAACTGAACATCAAGCTCTGCAAGACTCTCCCGCCTGAACGGGTTGTAATCGATCCTCTGTCCTCTGCACTTGGCTATGGTATAGAGTACAGTTTTTCTATCATGGAAAGGGTAAAGCAGATAGGGATCATCACAAAGGACACCATGACAATGATGCCACTTATAGCTAATCTGGGTGGTGAGTGCTGGAAGACAAAGCAGGCAAAGGAAAATAAGACTCAAGGAATCCTTTGGGAGGGAATAACTGCCATCACACTGCTTCTGGCAGGGGCAAATCTTTTAGTATTGCGGCATCCTGAAACACTAAAGCTAGTAAAAGAAACGTTGGGAGGTAACAAAGTATGGAATTGA
- a CDS encoding 2Fe-2S iron-sulfur cluster-binding protein — protein MLIDGKEVRCESGENLLKVALRNGIYIPNLCFIEEEDEQPACCRLCFVEIEGEADPKCACTTKTEDGMRVTTKGERAYRLQKTAFELIMSNHPVDCGNCGKNGVCELQKISKVLRIRLKTEKYQKFLNAYPIDRSSRVFIFDPNKCVQCGKCVYLSSKLGLECLSFAYRGFKRRVTTFLDAPIGTTKCGDIDAFVRICPVGAFTFKGEEKSEGGDS, from the coding sequence TTGTTGATAGATGGAAAGGAAGTGCGCTGTGAAAGCGGGGAGAATCTTTTAAAAGTAGCTCTCCGTAACGGTATCTACATTCCAAATCTGTGCTTCATAGAGGAAGAGGACGAGCAACCTGCGTGTTGTAGACTCTGTTTTGTGGAGATCGAAGGAGAGGCAGACCCCAAATGCGCCTGCACGACTAAGACAGAGGACGGTATGAGAGTGACGACCAAAGGGGAAAGAGCATATAGACTCCAAAAAACCGCCTTTGAACTTATTATGAGCAACCATCCTGTTGACTGTGGAAATTGCGGAAAGAATGGGGTCTGCGAGCTCCAGAAAATTTCCAAGGTTTTGAGGATAAGGTTAAAAACTGAAAAGTATCAAAAGTTTTTAAACGCCTATCCAATAGATCGCTCATCCAGGGTCTTTATTTTCGATCCGAACAAATGTGTTCAGTGTGGAAAATGCGTGTATCTGTCTTCCAAGCTCGGTTTAGAATGTCTCTCTTTCGCATATAGAGGGTTTAAAAGACGGGTCACAACCTTTCTAGATGCACCGATAGGCACGACAAAATGCGGAGATATCGATGCTTTTGTACGTATATGCCCTGTTGGGGCTTTCACTTTTAAGGGGGAAGAAAAAAGCGAAGGAGGGGATTCATGA
- a CDS encoding DUF4931 domain-containing protein, which produces MTEIRKDPVSGDWVIVGHKYIPILNRELCPFCPGNEHLTPDTIREVKDEFGNWKIRCFPSKDFLFIAEVEEMRRAEGMYDKMSNPGAHEIVVETPEHTKVFSRFTKDETELLLRFYQERILDLKKDKRFKYIQIFKNHGELTGSRIFHAHSHILATPIIPKRIENEIQNAKAHYERKERCLFCDIIRQELKDRRRLVTENGRFAAFCPFASRFTFEVWILPKIHEVNFENTDRGENLSLLAEILMDVMKRIERLTNAYTIVYHTSPNEKGYGLDFEKSIPISEYFHWHVEIMPRDYRTARYKREDEFYVTTLTPEEGANILRNQRV; this is translated from the coding sequence GTGACCGAAATAAGGAAGGATCCGGTCTCTGGGGACTGGGTCATAGTCGGGCATAAATACATTCCGATTTTAAATAGAGAACTATGCCCGTTCTGTCCTGGAAACGAACATCTAACACCGGACACGATAAGAGAAGTTAAGGATGAGTTTGGTAACTGGAAGATAAGGTGTTTTCCTTCAAAGGACTTTTTATTCATTGCGGAAGTCGAGGAAATGAGACGAGCGGAAGGGATGTACGATAAGATGTCAAATCCCGGGGCTCATGAAATAGTTGTTGAGACGCCCGAACATACGAAAGTTTTTTCACGTTTTACAAAAGATGAGACGGAGTTACTTTTGAGGTTCTATCAGGAGAGAATCTTGGACTTAAAAAAGGATAAAAGGTTCAAATATATCCAGATCTTTAAAAATCACGGCGAACTTACGGGCTCAAGAATATTCCATGCCCATTCCCACATTCTTGCGACGCCCATCATTCCTAAAAGGATAGAAAACGAAATCCAAAATGCGAAAGCTCACTACGAAAGAAAAGAGAGATGCCTTTTCTGTGACATAATCAGGCAGGAGCTAAAGGACAGAAGGAGACTAGTTACGGAAAATGGCCGGTTTGCCGCTTTCTGTCCGTTTGCTTCGAGATTTACATTCGAAGTTTGGATTCTGCCGAAGATTCACGAGGTTAACTTTGAGAATACAGATAGAGGTGAAAATCTTAGCCTTCTTGCGGAAATTCTTATGGACGTAATGAAAAGGATAGAAAGGCTGACCAATGCCTATACCATAGTCTACCATACATCACCCAACGAGAAAGGATATGGACTCGACTTTGAGAAAAGTATACCCATTTCAGAGTATTTCCACTGGCATGTAGAGATAATGCCTAGGGACTACAGGACCGCAAGATATAAAAGGGAGGATGAATTTTACGTAACGACACTTACCCCTGAGGAAGGGGCAAATATCCTCAGAAATCAGAGAGTCTAG
- the folD gene encoding bifunctional methylenetetrahydrofolate dehydrogenase/methenyltetrahydrofolate cyclohydrolase FolD, with the protein MPAKIINGNEIAQQIREEIKKEVEEIKQKYNLVPGLVTILVGENPASVSYVTGKQKTAKELGFYSVQENQPETITEEELLKLIDKYNKDPNIHGILVQLPLPKHINENNILYAIDPKKDVDGFHPVNVGKLMIGEPDFLPCTPAGIQQLLIRSGVQIEGADVVVVGRSNIVGKPIANILIQKQKGANATVTICHTGTRDLASHTRRADILIVAAGKPKAITADMVKEGAVVIDVGVNRIGTTPDGKAKLCGDVDFDAVKEKASMITPVPGGVGPMTITMLMVNTLKALKLHAGIK; encoded by the coding sequence ATGCCTGCGAAAATAATAAATGGGAATGAGATAGCCCAGCAGATAAGGGAAGAGATTAAAAAGGAGGTTGAAGAGATAAAACAAAAATATAACCTTGTTCCCGGACTAGTGACGATCCTTGTTGGGGAAAATCCAGCTTCTGTCTCTTACGTGACCGGAAAACAGAAAACCGCAAAAGAACTCGGTTTTTATTCGGTTCAGGAAAACCAACCAGAAACCATAACCGAAGAGGAGCTTCTTAAACTGATAGATAAATACAACAAGGATCCGAATATCCACGGAATCTTAGTTCAGCTTCCCCTTCCAAAACACATAAATGAAAACAATATCCTTTACGCCATCGATCCTAAAAAGGATGTGGACGGCTTTCACCCTGTAAATGTGGGTAAACTCATGATTGGGGAGCCCGACTTTCTTCCATGCACACCCGCAGGTATTCAGCAGCTCCTTATACGTTCTGGAGTTCAGATTGAGGGTGCGGACGTAGTTGTGGTGGGCAGGTCGAATATCGTTGGAAAGCCCATTGCCAATATCTTGATCCAGAAACAGAAAGGGGCAAATGCGACTGTAACAATATGTCATACCGGAACCAGAGATCTTGCCTCCCATACGAGAAGGGCTGACATTCTCATCGTGGCTGCTGGAAAGCCCAAAGCCATAACTGCAGACATGGTAAAAGAAGGAGCGGTCGTGATAGATGTCGGTGTGAACCGAATAGGCACAACTCCCGACGGAAAGGCTAAGCTTTGTGGAGACGTTGACTTCGATGCCGTAAAGGAGAAGGCCAGCATGATTACTCCCGTTCCTGGCGGTGTCGGTCCTATGACTATAACGATGTTGATGGTAAACACTCTTAAGGCCTTGAAGCTCCACGCGGGAATAAAGTAA